The window CCGGCTCGTGTGGCTCGAAAACACCCACAACCGCGGCGGCGGTCGCGTCCACCCACTGGCGGACGTCTGCGAAATCGCCGCCACCGCCCGCGGGTACGGGTTGGCCCTCCACCTGGACGGCGCACGGCTCTGGAACGCGGTCGTCGCGGCCGGCGTCCCCGCGGCGGAATGGTGCCGACACTTCGACACCGTCTCGGTCTGCTTCAGTAAAGGCTTGGGCGCGCCGGTCGGGTCCGCGATCGCGGGGCCACAGACGCTCATCACGCTCGCGCGGCGGTATCGCAAGCTGTTCGGCGGCGCGATGCGGCAGGCCGGTGTGCTGGCCGCGGCGTGTTTGCACGCGCTCGACCACCACCTGTCCGGCCTCACCGGGGACCACGTCAACGCCCGGCTCATCGCGGCCGCCGTCGCCGACACGCCGGGGCTCAGGCTTGTGCCGGAAACGGTCGAGACGAATTTGATCTGGTTCGAGGCGGACGCCGCCCTCGGGTCTGCGCAAGCCGTGGCCGACCGGCTCCGCACCCGGGGCGTACTCGTGGCGCCGCTCGGGGAGCAGACTCTCAGGGCGTGTACGCACCTGGACGTGACCCGGGCCGATTGTGAGCAGGCGGCGGACGTGATCCGCCGGCACGCCGGCGGGTGACAGAGAGTAAGTGCCGGGAAGTGGTGGCTCGTTTATGGAACAGAATCGCGGCCCACGGTTTTCAGCCTGAAAGGCTGATAGTTCTCAGCCCAGGGCAACGCCCTGGGGTGGCTGGGTTGAACGGACGTCAGACCGTCCCCAGGGCGTTGCCCTGGGCTGAGAACCACCAGTCCTTCGGACTGAAGAATCCCCGCGAACGGTCTCTGACAACAGTGGGTCAGCTTTTCTCCACCCGTCTTACTTCTCTTTCTTCTCTTCCTT is drawn from Fimbriiglobus ruber and contains these coding sequences:
- a CDS encoding threonine aldolase family protein; translation: MIDLRSDTVTKPTAAMRAAMTAAEVGDDVFGEDPTVRRLEERVAEHLGTEAALFVPSGTMANQIAVRLHCRPGDELICEETSHVVLWEGGGPAALSGVTCRPIRGTSGLFTALDLPAPRPTDIHAPQTRLVWLENTHNRGGGRVHPLADVCEIAATARGYGLALHLDGARLWNAVVAAGVPAAEWCRHFDTVSVCFSKGLGAPVGSAIAGPQTLITLARRYRKLFGGAMRQAGVLAAACLHALDHHLSGLTGDHVNARLIAAAVADTPGLRLVPETVETNLIWFEADAALGSAQAVADRLRTRGVLVAPLGEQTLRACTHLDVTRADCEQAADVIRRHAGG